The sequence below is a genomic window from Rudanella lutea DSM 19387.
CCGTTGGCCAGGATGATGGGTGCTTGGGAGCGGGACCAGAAAGGAATGCCGTAGCCGAGGGTCTTTTTCTGGCTCTCGGCCGCCAGGGGACGGTCCGACGCATCGGTGGGCGTTTCAGCGCGGATAATAAGCTTGCCGGTGACGGGGTCGAGCTGGGCAACGCGTTGGGGAAGGGCCAGGTGCACGCTTCCTTTGGGATCGACCTGATAGCTGGACTTGCTGTTGTCGACCGCCTGAGGCTGCATGGACAAGACCGCAGGCAGGCCTACCTTCGGAGAGCGGGAGGTTATTTGACCAAAGTCTCCGCCATAGGGCAGGCGCAGCGGTCCATCGTTCGCATTAGTGCCGAACACGGCCCAGTCATGGCCCGCGCCTGGACTGGGAGCCTGACCGAAGACTTCACCGGGAATTGTGGTGACGGGTTTGGCATCCGGTCCCAGGGTGAGGGTTTGGAGGTAGCTGGCGTTGGATGGGAACATAGCTCCTTTGGGGTTGGGTTTCTCTCCGGTTGGTAACACCCGACCCGCAATGGGCATGAAGGTGGTGAGCGTCACGCCCCCGCCGTGTGCGGGTGCTACGTGCATGACCTCCACCGGGAAGGGCGGCAGCTTGAAGGCGTTGAAGGAAAAGTCATTGGCCTGAACCGGCTTCATGACCTGACCGGTAGCCAGCAAAGGGCTGAGCAGGACGCTTAAGAGAATGGTGGTTTTGTAGTGGTGGTGCATTTGAAATGGGTCAAATCGTAAGAAGCTCATCATAGGTTTCAAGACTCAATGATGTTTCAGTAAATAGGTACTTGAAGCTTATCTATAAATTCCTCAAATGAGTTGGTTAAATGAGTTAGGCAATCATCCTCAGGTTCATCAGGACGGTAAAAGTATACGTGTCCATAATCTTGATCTCTAGTAGATATAACAAACATCCAACCCCCAGGATCGTGAGCGAAAGGAATAAAGTGTTTTGACATAAATTTTTGATGAAACATTGAAGCATAGAATACAATTGATTGATCTGTTACAGAACAAATTCCATAAAATAGCTGTACCCCAAAACTCCAGTCATCCTCTTTCTTAAATTCCGATTCAAGTGGGTAACCACCGTTGCTTAGCAATAAGAAAGCTTTATAATCTTCAGGAAGTATGATTCCCAATGTTGCCTCTGTCTCCAAGATTTCTTTGTTTGTTATGCTGAGGCATGATGACTTTAAAGTAAGTGTCTTCATCT
It includes:
- a CDS encoding SMI1/KNR4 family protein, giving the protein MKTLTLKSSCLSITNKEILETEATLGIILPEDYKAFLLLSNGGYPLESEFKKEDDWSFGVQLFYGICSVTDQSIVFYASMFHQKFMSKHFIPFAHDPGGWMFVISTRDQDYGHVYFYRPDEPEDDCLTHLTNSFEEFIDKLQVPIY